GGACTGAATTGAGAAAGATTCAGCATTAAGCGATTGCCCGGCAGGAGTCCTGGAATGCAATTCAACACCCATCTCCAAAGATTTCATCCATCCGGATATTGATTGTTTTCGTTTGATTCCCACATTTTAATCTTGAATCATGCTTTTCATGCAATTTGCAGGGAAGCCAACAATTTTAGAAGATTGAGTCCGAATTTTAGAAATTGAGGTCAAGCTTTTAGAAATTGAGGTTTGAATTTTAGAAATGAAAGTTTTAGTTTTAGTAAAGCAAGTTTATATTTTAGAAGAAAAGGTTTGACTTTTAGAAGATAAAGCTTTGACTTTAGTAGTGAAAATCTGACTGTTTGAAGAAAAGGTTTGGGTTTTAGAATTGACCGTCTGGCTTTAAGAAACTAAATTCAATATTTTAAAAATGAAATTCCGGCTTTTAGATATTTAATCCATAATCTTAGAAGTGATGTTATACGTTTTAGTGCTCCCCCACCCGCTAAGCGGTTTGGAACCGCTAAGCGGGTGTCCTCAGGTGTTACCGGCTTGGCTGTTTACTACCGCTAAGCCAGATTCTCCGACAGCCACTTCTTCACTTCTTCAATGCTTTTGCCTGTTCGGCGGGCATAGTCTTTTACCTGATCATCAAGGATCTTCTGCACATTAAAGTACCGGGATTCGGGATGGGCGAAATACAATCCGCTCACAGAGGCTTCGGGGATCATCATGTAGCTGTCGGTGAGTTTGATTTTGGTATGTTTTTCCACATCCATCATGTCATAGACGGGTTTCTTCTGGGTATGATCGGGCATGGACGGATAGCCGAATGCCGGGCGGATGCCCTGGTACTTTTCGTTGATCAATTCTTCGGGAGAAAAATTCTCATCGGGAGCGTATCCCCACAGTTCCTTCCTCACCTTTTCATGGAGCAGCTCTGTAAAAGCTTCTGCAAGTCGCTGAGCCAGCACTTTCAACATCACAGCGCTGTAATCGTCGTTTTCCTTTTCAAATTTTTGTGCCCATTCCTCTACACCCAAACCTGCCGTGGCAAAGAAGGCCCCAATATAATCCACAACGTTCTTCTCTTTGAGCATCACAAAATCGCTAAGGCACATATTGGGCCTGTCCTCATGGATGGTCTGGTTACGCAGGAAATACAGAGTCTGCTTATCAGAGACGCCATGCATGGCGTCTCTACCCATATCTTCATCCCTGTATAGCTCAATGTCATCGCCTACACTGTTGGCCGGGTAAAACCCGATCACAGCATTGGCCTGTACCATTTGATTGTCTATTATCTGCCGGAGCATTTTCTGCCCGTCATCATAAAGCTTTCTGGCTTCTTCCCCTTTTTTAGGATCATCCAGAATTTTGGGATATTTCCCGCGTATCTCCCACGAGTAGAAAAAGAAGGTCCAGTCGATATACCGGGAGATCTCTTCCAGGCTGTAGTCGGTAAAGCTCATTTCACCCAGGAAGCTAGGCTTTACAGGGTGATAAGCATCCCAGTCAATATCCGGCTTGTTCTTCCTTGCCTCTTCAAGCGAGAGATAGGCGCTTTCCGGTTTTTTTCTGCCCAAATGTTTTTCCCGTTGCCGCTCCTGATCTTCCCGAAGCTGTTTCTCAAACTCCTCCCTTTTTTTGGGAGATATAAGGTTATCCACAATCCCCACGCCCTGGGAGGCATCTTTTACATGAACGACGGGAGCGCTATATTCCGGGGCAATCTTAACTGCCGTATGGGCTTTGGAGGTGGTGGCCCCTCCAACCATAACCGGGACGGATAATCCCCCACGCTCCAGTTCGGAAGCTACATTCACCATTTCATCCAGGGAAGGGGTTATCAAACCACTTAATCCGAGGACATCCGGTTTTTGAGCCTTGACCTCCTCGATGATCTGTTCGGTAGGTATCATAGTACCCAGATCGATCACCTCGTAGTTGTTACAGGAAAGCACCAGGCCCACGATGTTCTTGCCAATATCGTGCACATCCCCCTTGACGGTTGCCAGTAATATCTTTCCGGATGAGGTGCTGCCTCCTTCCTTATTTTCTTCTTCTATGTAAGGCATTAGGTAAGCCACCGCCTTTTTCATCACCCTGGCACTTTTGATTACCTGGGGAAGGAACATCTTCCCTTCTCCGAAAAGCTCACCCACCTGGTTCATCCCTTTCATCAGGGGTCCTTCAATGATCTTCAGACCGCGGCTGTAATGCTGCCTTGCTTCTTCCATATCCTGATCGATATAGTCGGTGATGCCCTTGACCAGCGCATGCGAAATACGTTCATCAAGGGGTTTGTTTCTCCATTCCTCTGTTTTCTCCTCTTTCTTCCCGGAGGATTTCACCTGCTCCGCATAGCTGATCAGGCGGTCCGTGGCATCTTCCCGTCTATTGAGTATCACATCTTCGACAAGTTCGCGCAGGTCTTCTGGTATTTCATCATACACCTGTATCATCTGGGGATTGACAATACCCATATCCATTCCGGCTTGTATGGCATGATAAAGGAACACCGAATGCATGGCTTCGCGCACGACATTATTACCCCGGAATGAGAATGAAAGATTGCTTACTCCGCCGCTTACCTTCGCATGGGGAAGATGTTCCTTGATCCATTGGGTGGCCTTGATGAATTCCACCGCATAGTTGTTGTGCTCCTCCATGCCGGTGGCCACAGTGAGCACGTTGGCATCGAAAACGATATCTTCAGGAGGCAGACCCACTTGTTCGGTCAGTATCTTATAAGCCCGCTGAGCAACCTGGGTTTTGTGCTCAAAGTCCACGGCTTGTCCTTGCTCATCGAAAAGCATCACAACGGTGGCGGCGCCGTATTTCTTTATCTTACGGGCCTGCTCCATGAACTTCTCCTCCCCGTCTTTCAGGTTGATTGAATTGACCAGCGATTTTCCCTGTGTACATTTTAGTCCTTCCTCAATCACTTCCCACTTGGAAGAATCGATCATAACGGGTGCTCTGGCCGCATCGGGCTCTGAAGCGATGAGATTCAGGAAGTGACGCATCATCTCGGTTGAATCCAGCATGGCATCATCCATGCACACATCAATAACCTGTGCACCATTATCGACCTGGCTCTTGGCTACCGACAATGCTTTTTCAAAATCCCCTTCCCTGACCAGTCGTGCAAACTTTTTGGAACCGGCCACATTGGTACGTTCGCCAATATTCACAAAATTCCGGTCCGGAGTAATCGTTACCGGCTCCAGACCAGAAAGCCGGGTGCCCCTTTCTATCTCTGGTATCTGTCTGGGCTTATGTTTGGCTGCCTCCTCCGATATCTCTTTAATGTGCTGTGGATTGCTACCGCAGCATCCTCCGATGATATTGATCAGACCGTCCTTCATGTAATCCGCCACATGCTGCCGCATTTCGTTGGCAGACTGGGTATAGTTACCGAACTGATCGGGCAGTCCTGCATTCGGATGGGCACTCAGGGGATATTGAGATATTTTGGACAACTGTGCAATGGGACCTTTTAACTGTTCTGCTCCAAAGGAACAGTTAAGCCCCATGCTGAGCAGGTTGCCGTGCGACATGGAATTATAGAAAGCTTCCAGCATCTGGCCGGTAAAGGTTCTGCCGCTGGCATCGGTAATGGTTCCTGAGACCATAACCGGTGTATCCGTGCCGTTCTTTTCATTGTAATCCTCTATGGCATAGAGGGCCGCCTTGGCATTCAGGGTGTCAAATATGGTTTCAATGATCAGTACATCCACACCGCCTTCGACAAGACCAGAAACCTGTTCATAATAGGCATCCCTGAGATCATCAAAAGAGACTGCCCTGTATGCAGGCTGGTTCACATCGGGGGATACGGAACCCGTTTTATTGGTGGGCCCGAGTGTTCCCAGTGCAAACCGGGGCTTATCCGGAGTTTTTGCAGTGAATTCATCGGCTGCTTTTCTTGCCAGTTGCGCTGATTTAACGTTCAGCTCATGTACCAGATCCTCCATCTGATAATCTGCCATGGAGATTCGGGTGGAATTGAATGAGTTGGTGGTAGCAAAATCGGCGCCAGCTTCAAAAAAAGCATGGTGGATCTCGGTGATCACCTCAGGTTTGGTAATGGAAAGCAGGTCGTGATTGCCTTTCACCTGTTGTTCAATATTGGCGAACCGCTTTCCACGGTAATCTTCTTCTGAAAGGTTATAATTCTGAATCATCGTACCCATGGCTCCATCAAGGACCATAATACGCTCTTTCAGTATGTCACTGATCATAATTCCCCCTGTCATTTAATTTTATGAATTCTTCGAGACACAAAAATACGACGCTCCCGGTAAATAAAAAAATTTTTTAATTTTAACTTTAATTTGCTTCAGAACAGTTATTACGGCTCTGAAAATCTCTTATGTATAGGTAAAATGATTTAAACCCTTAAAATTAAAAATATGTATACAGCAATCAGTGGTTTGGGAATTGTCATCCTCTTAATTGTTGCCTGGCTGTTTTCGCCTCAGAAGCGACTGATCAACTGGCGGCTGATCGGATGGGGCATTGTGCTCCAAATGATCTTTGCGGTATTTATTTTTTACATCCCGGCCGGTTCCAAACTTTTTGTGGTGTTGAATGACGTGGTGGTCAAGATTCTGGATTCCGCAACCGCCGGGGCCAGATTTGTATTCGGACCGCTGGCCATACCTCCGGGATCAAAAGAAGAATCCATAGGCTCGATCCTGGCTTTTCAGTCTTTTCCGACGATCATCTTTTTCTCGGCGCTGATGGCCATCTTGTATTATTTCAACATCATCCCCTGGATCATCAGGGGATTTGCCTACGTATTCACCAAGCTGATGCGGATATCCGGCGCAGAGTCACTGAGTGCCGCAAGCAACATCTTTGTGGGGATTGAATCGGCATTTACCATTAAGCCGCACCTGAAGGAAATGACGCGTTCAGAGCTGTTTACGGTTCTTACGGTGGGTATGTCAACGGTAGCTTCCAATGTACTGGCCATCTATATCTTCAGCCTGAAGGAACATTTCCCGATGATCGGGGGCCATCTGATCAGCGCATCTTTTATTTCTGCTCCCGCTGCCCTGATCATGTCAAAACTGGTTATGCCGGAAAAGGATGTACCCGCAACATTGGGCAAAGATGTGAAACCCCATTATGAAAAGGAAAGCAACGTATTTTCCGCGATCATCAATGGGGCCAATTCGGGTGTAAGGCTCATCGTCGGCATCGTGGCCCTGCTGATTGCTATCATCAGCCTTGTAGAGCTCATCGACCTGTTTCTGGGCTGGATTGGTGGATTTATCGGTGGGAATATCGACTGGTCTCTGAGAGGCCTGCTCGGTTATGTCTTCTATCCTTTTACGGCCATCTTAGGCATACCCATCTCTGATGTGGATACCATATCGAAGATCATCGGGGAGCGCATGGTGGTTACGGAAGTGACCGCCTACAAAGATCTGGCTGCAGCAATTGCCAACGGCACCATACAAAACCCCCGTACGATTGTCATCACCACCTATGCATTATGCGGATTTGCTCATGTAGGTTCCATGGCCATTTTTATCGGTGGTATCGGGGCATTGGTACCTGATCGTACCAACACGCTGGCTAAGTTTGGCCTTCGGGCCCTGGTCGCTGCTACGCTGGCCTGCCTGATGACCGGCTGTATTGCCGGATTGTTTGCCAGTGAGAATACCAT
This DNA window, taken from Bacteroidales bacterium, encodes the following:
- the metH gene encoding methionine synthase, which translates into the protein MISDILKERIMVLDGAMGTMIQNYNLSEEDYRGKRFANIEQQVKGNHDLLSITKPEVITEIHHAFFEAGADFATTNSFNSTRISMADYQMEDLVHELNVKSAQLARKAADEFTAKTPDKPRFALGTLGPTNKTGSVSPDVNQPAYRAVSFDDLRDAYYEQVSGLVEGGVDVLIIETIFDTLNAKAALYAIEDYNEKNGTDTPVMVSGTITDASGRTFTGQMLEAFYNSMSHGNLLSMGLNCSFGAEQLKGPIAQLSKISQYPLSAHPNAGLPDQFGNYTQSANEMRQHVADYMKDGLINIIGGCCGSNPQHIKEISEEAAKHKPRQIPEIERGTRLSGLEPVTITPDRNFVNIGERTNVAGSKKFARLVREGDFEKALSVAKSQVDNGAQVIDVCMDDAMLDSTEMMRHFLNLIASEPDAARAPVMIDSSKWEVIEEGLKCTQGKSLVNSINLKDGEEKFMEQARKIKKYGAATVVMLFDEQGQAVDFEHKTQVAQRAYKILTEQVGLPPEDIVFDANVLTVATGMEEHNNYAVEFIKATQWIKEHLPHAKVSGGVSNLSFSFRGNNVVREAMHSVFLYHAIQAGMDMGIVNPQMIQVYDEIPEDLRELVEDVILNRREDATDRLISYAEQVKSSGKKEEKTEEWRNKPLDERISHALVKGITDYIDQDMEEARQHYSRGLKIIEGPLMKGMNQVGELFGEGKMFLPQVIKSARVMKKAVAYLMPYIEEENKEGGSTSSGKILLATVKGDVHDIGKNIVGLVLSCNNYEVIDLGTMIPTEQIIEEVKAQKPDVLGLSGLITPSLDEMVNVASELERGGLSVPVMVGGATTSKAHTAVKIAPEYSAPVVHVKDASQGVGIVDNLISPKKREEFEKQLREDQERQREKHLGRKKPESAYLSLEEARKNKPDIDWDAYHPVKPSFLGEMSFTDYSLEEISRYIDWTFFFYSWEIRGKYPKILDDPKKGEEARKLYDDGQKMLRQIIDNQMVQANAVIGFYPANSVGDDIELYRDEDMGRDAMHGVSDKQTLYFLRNQTIHEDRPNMCLSDFVMLKEKNVVDYIGAFFATAGLGVEEWAQKFEKENDDYSAVMLKVLAQRLAEAFTELLHEKVRKELWGYAPDENFSPEELINEKYQGIRPAFGYPSMPDHTQKKPVYDMMDVEKHTKIKLTDSYMMIPEASVSGLYFAHPESRYFNVQKILDDQVKDYARRTGKSIEEVKKWLSENLA